A window of the Microvirga terrae genome harbors these coding sequences:
- a CDS encoding erythromycin esterase family protein: MARLSWKQNENDASINEAVELVREHGETLPSISDEDAFGAMFDRFADAKVVLLGEATHGTSEFYRARAAITKRLIEQHGFSIVAVEADWPDAARIDAYVRHHHVPDGEDEAFERFPTWMWRNEEVYDFVNWMREHNKEKAEDERAEFRGLDVYSLNASIRSVVDYLDRVDPEKAKEARGRYGCLSPWQSDPARYGRAVLTGQKKPCDEALLRQLQDILDKRMDYLQAEGGEAFFDAVQNAKIVHAAEHYYRIMYEGATESWNLRDRHMFETLQSLLARRDNAKAIVWAHNSHIGNAAATAMGWQGEFNIGELCRKAYRDQAVLIGFGTDRGTVAAADDWDEPMQVKAVRPARPDSHERIFRETGLGCFLTDWRENGQADLTEVLSRPRLERAIGVVYRPETELYSHYFEAVLAEQFDAFIWFDETRAVTPLTHAHGKGMPETYPFGL, translated from the coding sequence ATGGCCCGGCTGTCCTGGAAGCAGAACGAGAACGATGCCTCCATCAACGAGGCGGTCGAACTTGTGCGGGAGCACGGGGAAACCCTGCCGTCGATCTCGGACGAAGATGCCTTCGGCGCCATGTTTGACCGGTTCGCCGACGCCAAGGTCGTGCTCCTGGGCGAAGCCACCCATGGCACCTCGGAGTTCTATCGGGCACGGGCTGCCATCACCAAACGCCTGATCGAACAGCACGGCTTCTCCATCGTTGCCGTGGAAGCCGACTGGCCGGATGCTGCGCGCATCGACGCCTATGTGCGTCACCACCACGTGCCCGACGGGGAGGATGAAGCCTTCGAGCGCTTCCCCACCTGGATGTGGCGCAACGAGGAAGTCTATGACTTCGTCAATTGGATGCGCGAGCACAACAAGGAGAAGGCGGAGGACGAGCGGGCCGAGTTCCGCGGGCTCGACGTCTACAGCCTCAACGCATCGATCCGCTCCGTTGTCGACTATCTGGACCGTGTCGATCCGGAGAAGGCCAAGGAGGCGAGGGGGCGCTACGGATGTCTGAGCCCCTGGCAATCGGACCCGGCCCGCTATGGCCGCGCGGTTCTGACCGGCCAGAAGAAGCCCTGCGATGAAGCGTTGCTGCGGCAGCTCCAGGACATTCTGGACAAGCGCATGGACTACCTCCAGGCGGAGGGCGGCGAAGCCTTCTTCGACGCGGTTCAGAACGCCAAGATCGTCCATGCGGCCGAGCACTATTACCGGATCATGTACGAGGGCGCGACGGAATCCTGGAACCTGCGTGACCGGCACATGTTCGAAACCCTGCAGAGCCTGCTGGCCCGGCGCGACAACGCCAAGGCGATCGTCTGGGCGCACAATTCCCATATCGGCAACGCCGCCGCGACGGCCATGGGCTGGCAGGGAGAATTCAACATCGGCGAGCTCTGCCGGAAGGCCTACCGCGATCAGGCCGTGCTGATCGGCTTCGGGACGGATCGGGGCACCGTGGCGGCGGCCGACGATTGGGACGAGCCCATGCAGGTGAAGGCTGTCAGGCCGGCCCGTCCCGACAGCCACGAGCGGATCTTCCGGGAGACTGGCCTCGGCTGCTTCCTGACCGACTGGCGGGAGAACGGCCAAGCCGACCTGACGGAGGTTCTCTCTCGGCCTCGCCTCGAGCGGGCCATCGGCGTGGTCTACCGGCCGGAGACCGAACTCTACAGCCATTATTTCGAGGCGGTGCTGGCCGAGCAGTTCGACGCCTTCATCTGGTTCGACGAGACCCGGGCGGTGACCCCGCTCACCCACGCCCATGGGAAGGGCATGCCGGAGACCTACCCGTTCGGGCTTTGA
- the ettA gene encoding energy-dependent translational throttle protein EttA, which yields MSRQFIYHMRGLTKTYSGGKKVLDNIHLSFYPDAKIGVLGVNGAGKSTLLRIMAGTDTDWTGEGWVAEGARVGYLPQEPQLDPSKTVRENVMEGVAAKKAILDRYNELAMNYSEETADEMTRLQDEIEAKGLWDLDSQVDQAMDALRCPPDDWSVDKLSGGERRRVALCKLLLEQPELLLLDEPTNHLDAETTGWLEGHLRNYPGAILIVTHDRYFLDNVTGWILELDRGRGIPYEGNYSSWLTQKQKRLEQEGREDEAHRRTIEREREWVSASPKARQAKSKARIQRYEELVAKANEKGPTTAQIIIPIAERLGNNVIEFDNLKKAFGDKLLIDGLSFKLPPGGIVGIIGPNGAGKTTLFRMITGQEQPDEGSIKIGESVKLGYVDQSRDSLDANKTLYEEISGGNEVLYLGRREINARAYCGAFNFKGSDQQKKVGVLSGGERNRVHLAKILKSGSNVLLLDEPTNDLDVDTLRALEEALEDYAGCAVIISHDRWFLDRIATHILAFEGDSHVEWFEGNFADYEEDKKRRLGTDSTIPHRIKYKKFSR from the coding sequence GTGTCCCGTCAATTCATCTACCACATGCGTGGCCTCACCAAGACCTATTCGGGCGGCAAGAAGGTCTTGGACAACATCCATCTCTCGTTCTACCCGGATGCCAAGATCGGCGTGCTCGGCGTCAACGGCGCCGGTAAGTCGACCCTCCTGCGCATCATGGCCGGCACCGACACGGACTGGACCGGCGAAGGCTGGGTCGCCGAGGGCGCCCGCGTCGGCTACCTGCCCCAGGAGCCCCAGCTCGACCCGTCCAAGACCGTCCGCGAGAACGTCATGGAGGGCGTGGCCGCCAAGAAGGCGATCCTCGACCGCTACAACGAGCTCGCCATGAACTATTCCGAGGAGACGGCGGACGAGATGACCCGCCTCCAGGACGAGATCGAGGCCAAGGGTTTGTGGGATCTCGATTCCCAAGTCGATCAGGCCATGGACGCCCTGCGCTGCCCGCCGGACGACTGGTCCGTGGACAAGCTCTCGGGCGGCGAGCGCCGCCGCGTGGCGCTCTGCAAGCTGCTCCTCGAACAGCCGGAACTGCTTCTTCTCGACGAGCCGACCAACCACCTGGACGCCGAAACGACCGGTTGGCTGGAAGGGCATCTGCGCAATTACCCGGGCGCGATCCTGATCGTCACTCACGACCGTTACTTCCTGGACAACGTGACGGGCTGGATCCTCGAGCTCGACCGTGGCCGCGGCATCCCCTACGAGGGCAACTACTCGTCCTGGTTGACGCAGAAGCAGAAGCGTCTGGAGCAGGAGGGCCGCGAGGACGAGGCGCACAGGCGCACGATCGAGCGCGAGCGCGAGTGGGTGTCGGCTTCGCCCAAGGCCCGCCAGGCCAAGTCGAAGGCCCGTATCCAGCGCTATGAGGAACTCGTGGCCAAGGCCAACGAGAAGGGGCCGACCACCGCTCAGATCATCATTCCGATCGCGGAGCGCCTGGGCAACAACGTCATCGAGTTCGACAATCTCAAGAAAGCCTTCGGCGACAAGCTCCTCATCGACGGCCTGTCCTTCAAGCTGCCGCCGGGCGGCATCGTCGGCATCATCGGGCCGAACGGCGCTGGCAAGACCACGCTGTTCCGCATGATCACCGGCCAGGAACAGCCGGACGAGGGCTCGATCAAGATCGGCGAGAGCGTGAAGCTCGGCTACGTGGACCAGAGCCGCGACTCGCTCGATGCCAACAAGACCCTCTACGAGGAGATTTCGGGCGGCAACGAGGTGCTCTATCTCGGCAGGCGCGAGATCAACGCCCGCGCCTATTGCGGCGCCTTCAATTTCAAGGGCTCCGACCAGCAGAAGAAGGTCGGCGTGCTCTCGGGCGGCGAGCGCAACCGCGTGCATCTCGCCAAGATCCTGAAGTCCGGTTCGAACGTCCTGCTCCTCGACGAGCCGACAAACGACCTCGACGTGGATACCCTGAGGGCGCTCGAAGAGGCGCTCGAGGATTACGCGGGCTGCGCCGTGATTATCTCGCACGACCGCTGGTTCCTGGACCGCATCGCCACCCATATCCTGGCCTTCGAGGGCGACAGCCACGTGGAATGGTTCGAGGGCAACTTCGCCGACTACGAGGAGGACAAGAAGCGCCGCCTCGGTACGGATTCCACGATCCCGCACCGGATCAAGTACAAGAAGTTCTCGCGGTAA
- a CDS encoding AMP nucleosidase produces the protein MPADHLSTFQSVATPEEAVERLIALHDSAIEAQRQALEHFFSTGTSPTPLERSRFRYPELRLDYRSTSLPPVKQRAYAKFQGPGVYATTITQPAFFRNYLLEQLNYLVRDYGATIEVGLSDQEIPYPYVFERGDELGRGAHSASELAQHFPTPLLAKVGDEIADGTWVFHENGPRPLALFDAARVDYSLRRLVHYTGSDWRCVQPWILLTNYHRYVDQFIRWAVKEMADPDGPYTRLLLPGGISIERGLDEAAVEDLIGSSPWHRFQMPAYHLMRKDGHGVTLVNIGVGPSNAKNITDHLAVLRPHCWLMVGHCGGLRQSQSIGDYVLAHGYLRRDHILDSAVPPEIPIPALAEIQVALQDAAVRVTGERGEELKRRLRTGTVVTYDDRNWELRWSQERRQINLSRAIAVDMESGTIAAQGYRLRVPYGTLLCVSDKPLHGEIKLPGAANAFYERAVSEHLMIGLAALDILKGQRSSLHSRKLRSFDEPPFR, from the coding sequence GTGCCAGCCGATCACCTTTCCACCTTTCAATCCGTTGCCACGCCTGAAGAAGCCGTCGAGCGGCTCATCGCGCTTCACGACAGCGCCATCGAGGCCCAACGCCAGGCTCTCGAGCATTTCTTTTCCACCGGAACTTCGCCCACGCCGCTTGAGCGCTCGCGCTTCCGGTATCCTGAGTTGCGCCTCGATTATCGGTCGACCTCCCTGCCGCCGGTCAAGCAGCGCGCCTATGCCAAGTTCCAGGGACCGGGCGTCTACGCCACCACGATCACGCAGCCAGCTTTCTTCCGGAACTACCTGCTAGAGCAGCTGAACTATCTCGTGCGTGATTACGGCGCCACCATCGAGGTCGGCCTCAGCGACCAGGAGATTCCCTATCCATACGTTTTCGAGCGCGGAGACGAGTTGGGTCGGGGCGCGCATTCTGCGTCGGAGCTTGCGCAGCATTTCCCGACACCGCTTCTCGCCAAGGTGGGTGACGAGATCGCCGACGGCACCTGGGTCTTCCATGAGAACGGGCCTCGTCCCCTGGCGCTTTTCGACGCCGCGAGGGTGGATTATTCCCTGCGTCGCCTCGTGCACTATACCGGCAGCGACTGGCGCTGTGTGCAGCCCTGGATCCTGCTCACCAACTATCACCGGTATGTCGACCAGTTCATCCGCTGGGCCGTGAAGGAGATGGCCGATCCGGATGGGCCCTATACCAGGCTTCTGCTGCCTGGCGGCATCAGCATTGAGCGGGGCTTGGACGAGGCCGCGGTCGAGGACCTCATAGGCTCCTCGCCCTGGCACCGGTTCCAGATGCCGGCCTATCACCTGATGCGCAAGGACGGCCACGGCGTGACTCTGGTCAATATCGGCGTTGGTCCATCGAACGCGAAGAACATCACCGACCACCTGGCGGTGCTGCGGCCCCATTGCTGGCTCATGGTCGGCCATTGCGGCGGATTGCGCCAGTCCCAGTCCATCGGCGACTACGTGTTGGCCCACGGCTATCTGAGGCGCGACCACATCCTCGACAGCGCCGTGCCGCCGGAGATTCCGATCCCGGCTCTGGCCGAAATCCAGGTCGCCCTGCAGGATGCTGCGGTCCGGGTCACGGGCGAGCGCGGCGAGGAGCTGAAGCGGCGCCTGCGCACCGGCACGGTCGTGACCTACGACGACCGCAACTGGGAGCTGCGCTGGAGCCAGGAGCGGCGCCAGATCAACCTGTCCCGGGCCATTGCGGTCGACATGGAGAGCGGCACCATCGCGGCGCAGGGCTATCGCCTGCGGGTTCCCTACGGCACGCTGCTCTGCGTCTCGGACAAGCCGCTTCATGGGGAAATCAAGCTGCCCGGCGCGGCCAATGCCTTCTACGAGCGCGCCGTCAGCGAGCACCTCATGATCGGCCTCGCTGCGCTCGACATCCTGAAAGGCCAGCGATCCTCCCTCCATTCCCGCAAGCTGCGCAGTTTCGACGAGCCGCCGTTCCGATAG
- a CDS encoding ArsR/SmtB family transcription factor produces the protein MPDTPSPSLDLTLDVLRAAAEETRLRILALLTEGELSVSDLTDILGQSQPRISRHLKLLVEAGLVERHREGAWAFFRLTDRGVALRIIRPTLESLDRSDPQLLEDRTRLEAVRAQRSQAAQAFFSRLAPDWDRIRSLHAPEAVVEASVLDALGPARIRNLVDLGTGTGRMLQLLAPRASRTVGLDASHAMLSVARANLEKAGLKGIELRQGDIYAPPFPRDTFDLVIIHQVLHYLDDPARAIREAARLVAPGGRILVVDFAPHDLEFLREAQAHRRLGFAPTQVAGWLDEAGLDCTLTREIAPSRKGDEQLTVSLWLGQDRRVVTDWPLSEPDREVA, from the coding sequence GTGCCTGACACCCCGTCTCCGTCCCTGGATCTGACCCTGGATGTCCTTCGGGCCGCCGCCGAGGAGACGCGCCTGCGGATCCTGGCCCTGCTGACCGAAGGGGAGTTGTCCGTTTCCGACCTCACGGACATCCTGGGGCAGTCCCAGCCGCGCATCTCCCGTCATCTCAAGCTTCTCGTCGAGGCGGGTCTCGTGGAACGGCACCGGGAAGGGGCTTGGGCGTTCTTCCGGCTCACCGACCGGGGCGTGGCCCTGCGAATCATCCGCCCGACCCTGGAGAGCCTGGACCGGTCCGACCCGCAGCTCCTGGAGGACCGCACCCGCCTCGAAGCCGTGCGGGCCCAGCGGTCCCAGGCCGCCCAGGCGTTCTTCTCCCGCCTGGCGCCTGACTGGGACCGGATCCGCTCCCTCCACGCTCCCGAAGCGGTGGTCGAGGCATCGGTTCTGGACGCCCTGGGACCGGCCAGGATCCGGAACCTCGTTGACCTCGGCACCGGAACCGGCCGCATGCTCCAACTGCTTGCGCCCCGGGCCAGCCGCACCGTGGGGCTCGATGCCAGCCACGCCATGCTGTCCGTGGCCCGGGCCAATCTCGAGAAGGCCGGCCTCAAGGGCATCGAACTGCGCCAGGGCGACATCTATGCGCCTCCATTCCCGCGCGACACCTTCGATCTCGTCATCATCCATCAGGTGCTGCACTACCTCGACGATCCGGCCCGCGCGATCCGCGAGGCCGCCCGCCTGGTGGCGCCGGGCGGTCGCATCCTCGTGGTCGATTTCGCCCCGCACGATCTCGAATTCCTGCGCGAGGCCCAGGCCCATCGCCGCCTCGGCTTCGCTCCCACCCAGGTCGCCGGCTGGCTCGACGAGGCAGGCCTCGATTGCACCCTGACCCGGGAGATCGCTCCGTCCAGGAAGGGCGACGAGCAGTTGACCGTATCCCTTTGGCTTGGCCAGGATCGCCGCGTGGTGACGGATTGGCCCTTGAGTGAACCCGACAGAGAGGTCGCCTGA
- the metF gene encoding methylenetetrahydrofolate reductase [NAD(P)H]: MSPLTLRPSRQVSRPIKVSFEFFPPKTPEMEQTLWASIQRLAPLNPQFVSVTYGAGGSTRERTHATVSRLVQETHLKPAAHLTCVAATREEVDDVIRSYWDAGVRHIVALRGDPASGIGTAYEPHPGGYERTCDLVAGIKAIGDFEVSVSAYPEKHPEAASLDADIDVLKAKVDCGADRAITQFFFDNDHYFRYLDRVRARGIDIPIVPGIVPVQNFKQTANFASKTGASVPDWLAARFEGLESDVETRRLVAAAVAAEQVIDLVDRGVNEFHFYTMNRADLVYAICHLLGLRDQSVKAAA, from the coding sequence ATGTCCCCGCTCACCCTTCGCCCCAGCCGGCAGGTCTCCCGTCCGATCAAGGTGTCATTCGAGTTCTTCCCGCCGAAGACGCCCGAGATGGAGCAGACCCTCTGGGCGTCGATCCAGCGTCTGGCTCCGCTCAATCCGCAATTCGTCTCCGTGACCTACGGGGCCGGCGGCTCCACCCGCGAGCGCACGCACGCCACCGTGTCCCGCCTCGTGCAGGAGACGCACCTCAAGCCGGCCGCGCATCTCACCTGCGTGGCGGCCACCAGGGAGGAGGTCGACGACGTCATCCGCTCCTACTGGGATGCGGGCGTGCGCCATATCGTGGCGCTGCGCGGCGATCCCGCGTCCGGCATCGGCACGGCCTACGAGCCGCATCCCGGCGGCTATGAGCGGACCTGCGATCTCGTCGCCGGCATCAAGGCCATCGGCGATTTCGAAGTCTCCGTATCGGCCTATCCGGAGAAGCACCCCGAGGCGGCGTCCCTCGACGCCGACATCGATGTGCTGAAGGCCAAGGTTGATTGCGGCGCGGACCGCGCCATCACCCAGTTCTTCTTCGACAACGACCATTACTTCCGCTATCTCGACCGCGTCCGCGCGCGCGGCATCGACATTCCGATCGTCCCGGGGATCGTACCGGTTCAGAACTTCAAGCAGACAGCGAACTTCGCGTCGAAGACCGGCGCGAGCGTGCCGGACTGGCTCGCCGCCCGCTTCGAGGGTTTGGAAAGCGACGTGGAGACCCGCAGGCTCGTCGCCGCCGCCGTCGCGGCCGAGCAGGTGATCGATCTCGTCGACCGGGGCGTCAACGAGTTCCACTTCTACACCATGAACCGGGCCGATCTGGTCTATGCCATCTGCCATCTGCTCGGACTGCGCGACCAGAGCGTGAAGGCCGCGGCCTGA
- the metH gene encoding methionine synthase — MTAYIPRPADGADVTKALRDAASRRILVLDGAMGTELQRSRFSEEDFRGERFKDWKQDVRGNNDLLILTQPDAVRNVHLDYFRAGADIVETNTFSGTSIAQADYGMEEIVYDLNFDGARLAREAALIAEKEDGRRRFVAGAIGPTNRTLSISPDVNNPGYRAVTFDQVRDAYAEQVRGLVDGGAEIILIETIFDTLNAKAAIVATHQVFAEKGVKLPIMISGTITDLSGRTLSGQTPTAFWHSVRHAEPFSIGLNCALGAREMRAHIQEIGKVADTLVCAYPNAGLPNEFGLYDERPEATARMLAEFADAGLVNVVGGCCGTTPDHIRAIAEAVAGKAPRAVPTVQPLMRLSGLEPFNLTSDITFVNVGERTNVTGSAKFRKLVTNGDYAAALDVARDQVANGAQIIDINMDEGLLDSEKAMVEFLNLVAAEPDIARVPVMVDSSKFHVIEAGLKCIQGKAIVNSISMKEGVEAFIEHAKICRSYGAAVVVMAFDEQGQADTLERKVEICTRAYRILTEQVGFPPEDIIFDPNVFAVATGIEEHNGYGVAFIEATRIIRETLPHAHISGGVSNLSFSFRGNEPVREAMHSVFLFHAIKVGMDMGIVNAGQLAVYDEIDPELRELCEDVVLNRRPDATERLLEAAPRFKGDGSGAVKAADLEWRSWPVAKRIEHALVNGITEFIEQDTEEARQAAARPLHVIEGPLMAGMNVVGDLFGAGKMFLPQVVKSARVMKQAVAYLMPFMEAEKEASGVTERSAAGKVLMATVKGDVHDIGKNIVGVVLACNNYEVLDLGVMVPAQKILETARKENVDVIGLSGLITPSLDEMVHVASEMEREGFDIPLLIGGATTSRVHTAVKIHPNYNKGQAVYVTDASRAVGIVSSLLSSEMKDGYVETLRSEYRKVAEAHARSEADKQRLSIEKARANRLALDWAAYQPPKPTFTGARVFRSYDVGELVPYIDWTPFFQTWELKGRFPAILEDEKQGEAARQLWEDAQAMLKQLVDERWFNPKAVIGFWPANAVGDDIRLYTGESRSEPLATFYGLRQQLSKRDGKANICLSDFVAPVESGKPDWVGAFVVTSGIEEVRIAERFERANDDYRSILVKALADRLAEAFAERMHERVRREFWGYATDESLSNEGLIGEEYQGIRPAPGYPAQPDHTEKATLFSLLGAERSIGVTLTESYAMWPGSSVSGLYLSHPDAYYFGVAKVERDQVEDYAARKDMSVAEVERWLAPILNYDPARYRVMAAE, encoded by the coding sequence ATGACCGCGTATATTCCTCGCCCTGCCGACGGCGCCGACGTGACCAAGGCGCTTCGCGACGCCGCCTCCAGGCGGATTCTCGTGCTCGATGGCGCGATGGGAACGGAACTGCAGCGCTCCCGCTTCTCGGAAGAGGATTTCCGGGGCGAGCGTTTCAAGGACTGGAAACAGGATGTCCGGGGCAACAACGACCTGCTCATCCTCACCCAGCCCGACGCGGTGCGCAACGTGCACCTCGATTATTTCCGCGCGGGCGCCGACATCGTCGAGACCAACACCTTCTCCGGCACCTCCATCGCCCAGGCCGATTACGGCATGGAGGAGATCGTCTACGATCTGAACTTCGACGGCGCGCGGCTCGCGCGCGAGGCCGCGCTGATCGCCGAAAAGGAAGACGGCCGCCGCCGTTTCGTCGCCGGAGCCATCGGTCCGACGAACCGTACGCTGTCGATTTCGCCCGACGTGAACAATCCGGGCTACCGCGCCGTGACCTTCGATCAGGTCCGCGACGCTTACGCCGAGCAGGTGAGGGGGCTCGTCGACGGCGGCGCCGAGATCATCCTCATCGAGACGATCTTCGACACGCTCAACGCCAAGGCGGCCATCGTGGCGACCCATCAGGTCTTCGCCGAGAAGGGCGTGAAGCTGCCGATCATGATCTCGGGCACCATCACGGATCTGTCGGGTCGCACGCTGTCGGGCCAGACTCCGACGGCGTTCTGGCATTCGGTTCGTCACGCGGAGCCGTTCTCCATCGGCCTCAACTGCGCGCTCGGCGCCCGCGAGATGCGCGCCCATATCCAGGAGATCGGCAAGGTCGCCGACACGCTCGTCTGCGCCTATCCGAATGCAGGCCTGCCCAACGAGTTCGGTCTCTACGACGAGCGTCCCGAAGCGACGGCCCGGATGCTGGCGGAGTTTGCCGATGCCGGGCTCGTCAACGTGGTCGGCGGCTGCTGCGGCACGACGCCGGACCACATCCGGGCCATCGCCGAGGCCGTCGCCGGCAAGGCGCCGCGCGCGGTTCCCACGGTGCAGCCGCTCATGCGTCTGTCGGGCCTCGAGCCCTTCAATCTCACCTCCGACATCACGTTCGTGAACGTGGGCGAGCGCACGAACGTCACGGGTTCGGCCAAGTTCCGCAAGCTCGTCACGAACGGCGATTACGCCGCCGCTCTCGACGTGGCGCGCGACCAGGTGGCGAACGGCGCCCAGATCATCGACATCAACATGGACGAGGGCCTGCTCGATTCCGAGAAGGCCATGGTGGAGTTCCTCAACCTCGTGGCGGCCGAGCCCGACATCGCCCGTGTTCCGGTGATGGTGGATTCCTCCAAGTTCCACGTGATCGAGGCCGGCCTCAAGTGCATCCAGGGCAAGGCCATCGTGAACTCGATCTCCATGAAGGAGGGCGTGGAGGCCTTCATCGAGCACGCCAAAATCTGCCGCTCCTACGGGGCAGCCGTCGTCGTGATGGCTTTCGACGAGCAGGGCCAAGCCGATACGCTCGAGCGCAAGGTCGAGATCTGCACCCGCGCCTACCGGATCCTCACCGAGCAGGTCGGCTTCCCGCCGGAGGACATCATCTTCGATCCGAACGTGTTCGCGGTCGCCACCGGTATCGAGGAGCACAACGGCTACGGCGTCGCCTTCATCGAGGCGACCAGGATCATCCGCGAGACCCTGCCGCACGCGCATATCTCGGGCGGCGTATCCAACCTGTCCTTCTCGTTCCGCGGCAACGAGCCGGTGCGCGAGGCCATGCACTCCGTGTTCCTGTTCCACGCCATCAAGGTCGGCATGGACATGGGCATCGTGAATGCCGGCCAGCTCGCGGTCTACGACGAGATCGATCCGGAGCTGCGCGAGCTGTGCGAGGACGTGGTGCTCAACCGCCGTCCTGATGCGACGGAGCGCCTGCTGGAGGCCGCGCCCCGCTTCAAAGGCGATGGTTCCGGCGCCGTAAAGGCGGCCGATCTCGAGTGGCGCTCCTGGCCCGTCGCGAAGCGCATCGAACATGCGCTCGTCAACGGCATCACCGAGTTCATCGAGCAGGACACGGAGGAGGCCCGCCAGGCCGCCGCGCGTCCGCTGCACGTGATCGAAGGCCCGCTCATGGCCGGCATGAACGTGGTGGGCGATCTCTTCGGCGCCGGCAAGATGTTCCTGCCCCAGGTGGTGAAGTCCGCCCGCGTGATGAAGCAGGCCGTGGCCTATCTCATGCCGTTCATGGAGGCCGAGAAGGAAGCCTCCGGCGTCACCGAGCGGTCCGCCGCCGGCAAGGTGCTGATGGCGACGGTCAAGGGCGACGTGCACGACATCGGCAAGAACATCGTGGGCGTCGTGCTGGCCTGCAACAACTACGAGGTCCTCGATCTCGGCGTCATGGTGCCGGCGCAGAAGATCCTGGAGACGGCCCGCAAGGAGAACGTGGACGTGATCGGCCTCTCGGGCCTCATCACCCCGTCCCTAGACGAGATGGTGCATGTGGCGAGCGAGATGGAGCGCGAGGGCTTCGACATTCCGCTGCTCATCGGCGGCGCCACCACGAGCCGCGTGCACACGGCCGTGAAGATCCACCCGAACTACAACAAGGGGCAGGCGGTCTACGTGACCGATGCCAGCCGCGCCGTCGGCATCGTGTCGTCCCTTCTATCGTCCGAGATGAAGGACGGCTACGTGGAGACGCTGCGCTCCGAATACCGCAAGGTAGCCGAGGCCCATGCCCGCTCCGAGGCCGACAAGCAGCGCCTCTCCATCGAGAAGGCCCGCGCCAACAGGCTCGCGCTCGACTGGGCCGCGTATCAGCCGCCGAAGCCCACCTTCACGGGCGCCCGCGTGTTCCGCAGCTACGATGTGGGCGAGCTCGTGCCCTATATCGACTGGACGCCGTTCTTCCAGACCTGGGAGCTGAAGGGCCGCTTCCCGGCGATCTTGGAGGACGAGAAGCAGGGCGAGGCCGCGCGACAGCTCTGGGAGGACGCTCAGGCGATGCTCAAGCAGCTCGTGGACGAGCGCTGGTTCAATCCCAAGGCGGTCATCGGCTTCTGGCCGGCCAACGCGGTCGGCGACGACATCCGCCTCTACACGGGCGAGAGCCGCAGCGAGCCGCTGGCGACCTTCTACGGCCTGCGCCAGCAGCTCTCGAAGCGCGACGGCAAGGCCAACATCTGCCTGTCCGATTTCGTCGCCCCGGTGGAGAGCGGCAAGCCCGACTGGGTCGGCGCCTTCGTGGTGACGTCCGGCATCGAGGAGGTGCGCATCGCGGAGCGATTCGAGCGCGCCAACGACGATTACCGCTCGATCCTGGTCAAGGCCCTCGCCGACCGTCTGGCGGAAGCCTTCGCCGAGCGCATGCACGAGCGCGTGCGCCGGGAGTTCTGGGGGTATGCGACGGACGAGAGCCTCAGCAACGAGGGCTTGATCGGCGAGGAGTACCAGGGCATCCGCCCGGCGCCCGGCTATCCGGCGCAGCCCGACCATACGGAGAAAGCGACCCTGTTCAGCCTGCTTGGGGCCGAGCGCAGCATCGGCGTCACGCTCACCGAATCCTACGCCATGTGGCCGGGCTCGTCCGTGTCGGGCCTCTACCTGTCGCATCCGGACGCCTATTACTTCGGCGTCGCCAAGGTCGAGCGCGATCAGGTGGAAGACTACGCGGCGCGCAAGGACATGAGCGTGGCGGAAGTCGAGCGCTGGCTCGCCCCGATCCTCAACTACGATCCGGCGCGCTACCGGGTGATGGCGGCTGAGTAA